From Vicingus serpentipes, the proteins below share one genomic window:
- a CDS encoding PorP/SprF family type IX secretion system membrane protein, protein MKSFFIKILTLSSILLIFTSLRGQDIHFSQFNNSPLNLNPGLTGSFVGDVRLVANLRNQWSSVTTPYSTYGLTIEGNTILNTPFNVGLGFYNDKAGDSEFSTLQIAPSLSYTIFLGDSSQTITIGGQPTFTQRKINYDKLQFDNQYNGLIYDPNLDNNETFSNEGRNYLNVHSGISWNYNIASRKSIAAGIAFHNIFTPKQSFFNDDNIQLHKRFTFHTNGLFRVSDKLDAVPSISFMTQHKFKELIIGGSAKYHLNNGNYKAAYLGIWYRNSDAAYFTAELDYGNFHFGASYDLNLSSLKVASNRRGGFEFSVIYIFEKYRPTIKRYKACPNYI, encoded by the coding sequence ATGAAATCCTTTTTTATTAAAATATTAACACTGAGCAGTATTCTTTTAATTTTTACAAGTTTAAGAGGACAAGATATCCATTTTTCACAATTCAACAACTCTCCTTTAAACTTAAACCCTGGTCTTACAGGTAGTTTTGTTGGTGACGTTAGATTGGTTGCAAATTTAAGAAACCAGTGGAGTTCGGTAACTACTCCCTACTCTACTTATGGTTTAACTATTGAAGGCAATACGATTTTAAACACTCCTTTTAATGTTGGTCTAGGTTTTTACAACGACAAAGCTGGTGATTCTGAATTTAGCACGTTACAAATTGCTCCTAGCTTAAGTTATACTATATTTTTAGGAGATTCATCTCAAACCATTACCATTGGAGGACAACCAACATTTACTCAAAGAAAAATTAACTACGATAAGTTACAATTTGACAACCAGTATAATGGATTAATTTACGACCCAAACTTAGATAACAACGAAACATTTAGTAATGAAGGAAGAAACTACTTAAATGTTCATAGTGGAATTAGTTGGAATTACAACATCGCTTCAAGAAAATCAATAGCTGCTGGTATCGCTTTTCACAATATTTTTACGCCAAAGCAAAGTTTTTTTAATGACGATAATATACAATTACACAAACGCTTTACATTCCATACGAATGGATTATTTAGGGTAAGTGACAAATTAGATGCTGTTCCGAGTATTTCATTTATGACTCAACATAAGTTTAAAGAATTAATCATTGGTGGTTCAGCTAAATACCATTTAAATAACGGAAATTATAAAGCAGCTTATTTAGGAATTTGGTATAGAAATTCAGACGCAGCTTATTTTACTGCTGAGTTAGATTATGGAAACTTTCATTTTGGAGCGAGTTACGATTTAAACTTATCTTCTTTAAAAGTAGCTAGTAATAGACGTGGTGGTTTTGAATTTTCTGTGATATACATCTTTGAAAAATATAGACCTACAATTAAACGTTATAAAGCTTGCCCTAATTATATTTAA
- a CDS encoding AI-2E family transporter produces the protein MKSAAYFFITSIAIVVTLIYGKTLLIPFVFALLLWFLVRKIRQSLDKIKFIKKYLPYWFKNLFTSLVLILTLGFVSKLLLSNINQLAHSYLVYEANIELVISKANNLFNIDLISILKGHSGDFDYGLILKKIFNSLTDLLSNTFIIIIYALFIFLEEANFDSKLRGMFKNEYTKLSEILNKIERSITKYIGLKTLLSLITGTLSYIVLAIIGIDAPLFWSFLIFALNFIPTIGSLIATLFPAIFCLLQFGEFNQALMVLVFVGAIQVLVGNLLEPKLMGNSLNISSLVAIFALSFWGVLWGVTGMIISVPITVVMVIIFSNFDKTRPIAILLSDKGNID, from the coding sequence ATGAAAAGCGCTGCCTATTTTTTTATCACCTCAATAGCTATTGTTGTCACATTAATTTATGGCAAAACCTTATTGATTCCTTTTGTGTTTGCTTTGTTGTTATGGTTTTTAGTTCGGAAAATTAGGCAGAGTTTAGACAAAATAAAATTTATTAAAAAGTACCTTCCTTACTGGTTTAAAAATCTATTTACATCTTTAGTTTTAATATTAACTCTAGGTTTTGTTTCTAAGTTATTATTGTCAAATATTAATCAGTTAGCACACTCTTATTTAGTATATGAGGCTAATATTGAGTTGGTTATTTCTAAGGCTAACAATTTATTTAATATTGACTTAATTTCTATATTAAAAGGACATTCTGGAGATTTTGATTATGGTTTAATTCTAAAGAAAATATTCAATTCGCTTACCGATTTATTAAGCAATACTTTTATTATTATTATTTATGCATTATTTATCTTTTTAGAAGAAGCTAATTTTGATTCTAAGTTAAGAGGTATGTTTAAAAATGAATACACTAAACTTTCGGAAATTTTAAATAAAATAGAAAGATCTATTACAAAATATATAGGTCTTAAAACCTTGTTAAGTTTAATAACAGGAACTTTAAGTTATATTGTTTTAGCCATAATAGGAATAGACGCTCCTTTGTTTTGGAGTTTTTTAATATTTGCATTAAATTTTATACCAACAATAGGCTCGTTAATAGCCACTTTATTTCCTGCCATATTTTGTTTGTTACAATTTGGAGAGTTTAATCAAGCATTAATGGTTTTGGTTTTTGTTGGGGCAATACAAGTATTGGTAGGTAATTTATTAGAGCCAAAACTAATGGGGAACTCTTTAAATATAAGTTCGCTGGTAGCAATTTTTGCTCTTTCTTTTTGGGGAGTACTTTGGGGAGTTACAGGTATGATAATTAGTGTGCCTATTACAGTGGTTATGGTTATCATCTTCTCAAATTTTGATAAAACCCGACCAATTGCCATTTTACTTTCTGATAAAGGGAATATTGATTGA
- a CDS encoding tetratricopeptide repeat protein, with amino-acid sequence MKLLSKLNIIKAFLSAVFTVLLMLTATLSYSQSQKQLIKVGDQLFAEGDYYGASKWYNDALQIDSVYLELKYKYAESLRLYNDYAKAESQYYYIYKKDNGRNFPLAPFWYSTMLKYNGEYNEAKKYFKRSKRLFTKDKKGYHYQKVMQEINSCEEAIKLMKDSLPLDIKNIGNSINTYNSELGATLINDTMLIYSSLRDEKMKDDNEVSDTSQYLVRLFKATKNGELWQQDSKLEEKINEQGFHIANGSIDKKGTTFYYNKCDNSFNCKIYSILFENNTWGEPTEVPNVNQENSTATQPFIAEINNQEVLFFSSNREGGKGEMDIWYSRKINGNFQTPANIGSTINTIEDEITPFYDNKDSSLYFSSNWHYGLGGFDIFKVKTDLIKTQEIENLGYPINTSTNDFYYSIKNNTALITSNRKGSYTKKGETCCNDIYYYEIPDTIKTVFTTLEELNKYLPVRLYFHNDHPNPRTRDTLTDLNYLTTYKGYTRLYNEYKREYAVGLKGEVKEDAFVDIEDLFSSYIDKGASDLEMFTPLLIKELEKGKEITLTIKGFASPLSKSDYNVNLTLRRVSSLINYLSEYENGMLLPYINGTAKNGGKLNFVKVPFGEYQSVKTISDDIDDKRNSVYSPGAALERKIEIIAISVNDSNNVALDGSEIEKLPLLTFKDTILTFSENQLEKRFKIINNGEAPLQIFSAEFCSDGFEIIYPTGEIPVLTPLYITIKRTATSQHYCELTLLTNTIPNVIKKRIIVFE; translated from the coding sequence TTGAAACTGCTGAGTAAACTAAATATAATTAAGGCTTTTTTAAGTGCTGTTTTTACAGTGCTTTTAATGTTAACAGCTACCCTTTCCTATTCTCAATCTCAAAAACAATTAATAAAAGTTGGTGATCAACTATTTGCTGAAGGCGATTATTATGGAGCAAGCAAATGGTATAACGATGCATTACAGATAGATTCAGTATATCTTGAGTTGAAATATAAATATGCCGAATCTCTTCGTTTATATAACGACTATGCAAAGGCAGAAAGCCAATACTACTATATCTATAAAAAAGATAATGGAAGAAACTTTCCATTAGCTCCTTTTTGGTACTCTACAATGCTTAAATACAATGGAGAGTATAATGAAGCGAAAAAATATTTCAAACGTTCTAAACGCCTGTTTACAAAAGATAAAAAAGGGTATCATTATCAGAAAGTAATGCAAGAAATAAACTCTTGTGAAGAAGCCATTAAGCTAATGAAAGACTCTCTTCCGCTTGACATAAAAAATATTGGGAACAGCATAAATACTTACAACAGTGAATTAGGCGCAACATTAATTAATGACACCATGTTGATTTACTCTTCTTTAAGAGATGAGAAAATGAAAGATGACAACGAAGTATCTGATACTTCTCAATATTTAGTACGCCTATTTAAAGCAACTAAAAATGGAGAGTTATGGCAACAAGATTCAAAATTGGAAGAAAAAATAAATGAACAAGGTTTTCATATAGCTAACGGAAGCATTGACAAAAAAGGGACTACATTTTACTACAATAAATGTGACAATTCGTTTAACTGTAAGATTTATTCCATTTTATTTGAAAATAACACTTGGGGAGAGCCAACAGAAGTCCCTAACGTAAATCAAGAAAATTCTACAGCTACCCAACCTTTTATTGCTGAAATAAATAACCAAGAAGTATTATTTTTTAGTTCTAACCGTGAAGGTGGTAAAGGTGAAATGGACATTTGGTACAGTAGAAAAATTAACGGAAATTTTCAAACTCCTGCAAATATTGGTTCAACAATAAATACAATAGAAGATGAAATCACTCCTTTTTACGACAACAAAGATTCATCTTTATATTTCAGTTCTAACTGGCATTACGGATTGGGTGGCTTTGATATTTTTAAAGTAAAAACAGATTTAATTAAAACGCAAGAAATAGAAAATCTAGGCTATCCAATAAACACAAGTACCAACGACTTTTATTACAGCATAAAAAACAATACAGCCTTAATTACTTCTAACAGAAAAGGCTCTTACACTAAAAAAGGTGAAACTTGTTGTAACGATATTTATTATTATGAAATACCTGACACCATCAAAACCGTTTTCACTACACTTGAAGAGTTAAACAAATACTTACCAGTTCGTTTATATTTTCATAACGACCACCCTAACCCTAGAACACGAGATACTTTAACTGATTTAAACTACCTAACTACTTACAAAGGTTATACTCGCTTATACAATGAATACAAAAGAGAATATGCAGTAGGATTGAAAGGAGAAGTAAAAGAAGATGCCTTTGTTGATATTGAAGATTTATTTAGCAGCTACATTGATAAGGGTGCAAGTGATTTAGAAATGTTTACGCCGCTATTAATTAAAGAATTAGAAAAAGGCAAAGAAATTACTTTAACCATTAAAGGATTTGCTAGTCCGTTATCTAAAAGCGATTACAATGTAAACTTAACTTTACGTAGAGTTTCAAGCTTAATTAATTACTTAAGCGAATACGAAAATGGAATGCTCCTACCCTATATAAATGGAACTGCCAAAAACGGTGGTAAACTAAATTTTGTAAAAGTTCCTTTTGGGGAATACCAATCAGTAAAAACAATTAGTGATGATATAGACGACAAAAGAAACTCTGTTTATAGTCCTGGAGCTGCGTTAGAACGAAAAATAGAAATTATTGCTATATCGGTTAACGATAGTAATAATGTTGCCTTAGATGGTAGCGAAATAGAAAAATTGCCTTTACTAACTTTTAAAGACACTATTCTTACTTTTAGTGAAAACCAATTAGAAAAACGATTTAAAATAATAAACAACGGTGAGGCTCCTTTACAAATTTTCTCTGCTGAGTTTTGTTCTGATGGTTTTGAAATAATTTACCCTACTGGTGAAATACCAGTTTTAACTCCGCTTTACATTACCATAAAACGTACAGCAACTTCTCAACATTATTGTGAGTTAACCCTACTGACCAACACTATACCCAATGTAATTAAGAAAAGAATTATAGTTTTTGAGTAA
- a CDS encoding DUF7948 domain-containing protein, translating into MTKRILYLLIVFILCYNNVRGGDDGIRFIENKGQWENQVLFKANLGNGALFVEKDRFTFNLYNAEEYSKNHFSATQEFTPLKQHAYQVEFINAQSPAISSKSKFSEYYNFILGKDKNKWKSNITAYQIVKYNNLYKNINLNLYSSGNFLKYDFILNPNSNIEDIILNYKGVDELKIDNAGNLIVKTSVGDVIEQQPYSYQLIDGKKVEIKSKYVLKDNLVSFKVSGNYNKSLPLIIDPILIFASYSGSTADNFGMTATYGYDGSLFAGGTVFNNGYPTTLGAYDSSFNGSTGSGITDVCITRYDSTGTNLIYSTYIGGTATETVHSLIANEDNELYLYGATSSLDFPTTLNSYVDTFSGGTSVYYVSNGSNFTNGTDIYIAKLSANGSNLLGSTYLGGSQNDGVNSTANLSYDSLMNNYSDQYRGEIMLDQQGNCYLTSSTKSPDFPILNGFDNTLNGNQDAVIIKLNSDLSELKWSTYLGGDNKDAGYSIKVDTNNFVYVCGGTASNNFPTTLGTINTGYLGGKADGYITKIDTNGSQILSSTLLGTDNYDQCYFIEIDRHGSIYTVGQTRGVFPLVNATYINPNSSSFIVKLNNDLNTIYYSTVFGNGNINAKFCPSAFLVDRCENVYVSGWGGDILTGASLFNMPTTSNAVFPNSPNGFDFYLIVLERNLASQLYGTYFGGPTSREHVDGGTSRFDKNGIVYQSVCAGCGSNDDFPTYPNPGVWSNTNNSNNCNNGTFKFDFEIIPKAQFTVDNFEGCSPLTVTFNNTSNSSDSYLWDFGNGDTTSLVFNPIRTYNTPGTYTISLLIKDSICNTIDTAYQVITVNPPINITAITNDSTSCEPVLLNLSATGATSFIWSSNNQFTDTLNPSLSDTLTVYGGNTITYYVMATNGECSDIDSVTITYHIPSNSNFLLDNIQGCAPLTVNFTNTSGPNDFYLWDFGNGNTSSTVLNPSITYNTPGTYTVSLTITDSICGTTDVKSATITVASPVNLSIPNNPINTCDTALLFSNSTGATTYIWSTNPSFTDTLNTNLQTDSLIVIVSDTTTYYLLATNGICSNNSSITINHIGVIIDVPNGAVCSGQSDTLSVINLTSQPLTYNWQPISEIISGETTANPIVNPVITTTYFVTAQNALGCSMTDSSIVSVSGISVNDISITADKDTLYNGEGTFLHAIPDNNFTYVWNPSNTLNNNTIANPFATPTTETTYIALFTELVTGCQFYKTYTLYAWEINCADPDVFIPNAFTPNDDLENDVLYVRGRYVEEMELKIYDRWGELLFETTKQDVGWDGTYKGNKVDPAVYVYHLSVKCIDGQEYFKKGNVTVIR; encoded by the coding sequence ATGACTAAACGAATTTTATATCTTCTAATTGTTTTCATCCTCTGTTACAATAATGTTAGAGGAGGTGATGATGGAATTAGATTTATAGAAAATAAAGGACAATGGGAAAATCAAGTTTTATTTAAAGCTAATTTAGGAAACGGAGCTCTCTTTGTTGAAAAAGATCGATTTACATTTAACCTATACAATGCTGAGGAGTATTCAAAAAATCATTTTTCTGCTACTCAAGAATTTACTCCTTTAAAACAACATGCTTACCAAGTTGAATTTATTAATGCACAATCTCCAGCTATTAGTAGCAAATCAAAATTTAGTGAGTATTATAATTTTATTCTTGGAAAAGATAAAAATAAATGGAAATCAAATATTACTGCATATCAAATAGTTAAATATAACAACCTATATAAAAATATTAACTTAAACCTTTATTCTTCGGGCAACTTTTTAAAGTATGATTTCATCTTAAACCCTAACAGCAATATTGAAGATATTATATTAAACTATAAAGGTGTTGATGAATTAAAAATTGATAACGCTGGAAATTTAATTGTAAAAACATCAGTTGGTGATGTTATTGAACAACAACCTTACTCCTACCAATTAATTGATGGTAAAAAAGTAGAAATAAAAAGTAAATATGTGCTAAAGGATAATTTAGTTTCATTTAAAGTTTCTGGAAATTACAATAAATCTCTTCCTTTAATAATAGACCCTATATTAATATTTGCAAGTTATTCTGGTTCTACTGCTGATAACTTTGGCATGACAGCAACTTATGGTTATGATGGAAGTTTATTTGCAGGAGGAACCGTATTTAATAATGGTTACCCTACTACACTTGGTGCTTACGATTCTTCATTTAATGGTTCTACAGGTAGCGGAATAACTGATGTATGTATTACAAGATATGATTCAACGGGAACAAATTTAATTTACTCAACATACATAGGTGGAACTGCTACAGAAACTGTTCATAGTCTAATAGCAAATGAAGACAACGAACTTTATCTATATGGTGCTACTAGTTCTCTTGACTTTCCTACAACACTTAACTCTTATGTAGATACTTTTTCAGGAGGAACTAGTGTTTATTACGTAAGTAATGGCTCCAACTTTACAAATGGAACAGATATTTACATCGCTAAATTAAGTGCTAATGGCTCAAACCTTCTTGGATCTACTTATTTAGGAGGCTCACAAAACGATGGAGTAAACTCAACAGCTAATTTAAGTTATGATAGTTTGATGAATAATTATAGTGACCAATATAGAGGCGAGATTATGTTAGACCAACAAGGTAATTGTTATTTAACTTCATCAACTAAATCACCCGACTTTCCAATTTTAAATGGCTTTGATAATACTTTAAATGGAAACCAAGATGCGGTTATAATTAAGCTTAATTCCGATTTATCTGAGTTAAAATGGAGTACATATTTAGGTGGAGACAACAAAGATGCTGGATATTCTATAAAAGTAGACACCAATAACTTTGTTTATGTGTGTGGTGGAACAGCTTCTAATAACTTCCCTACAACACTAGGAACAATAAATACAGGATACTTGGGCGGGAAAGCTGATGGGTATATAACAAAGATTGATACAAATGGTTCTCAAATATTATCTTCAACATTATTGGGTACAGATAATTATGATCAATGTTATTTTATAGAAATAGATAGACATGGAAGTATATACACAGTAGGTCAAACTAGAGGTGTTTTTCCATTAGTAAATGCTACTTACATCAACCCAAACAGTAGCAGCTTTATCGTTAAACTTAATAATGATTTAAACACAATCTATTATTCAACTGTTTTTGGTAATGGAAACATTAACGCAAAATTTTGCCCCTCAGCATTTTTAGTAGATAGATGTGAAAATGTATATGTTTCTGGATGGGGAGGAGACATCTTAACTGGTGCTAGCTTATTCAATATGCCAACTACTTCTAATGCTGTTTTTCCAAATTCTCCAAATGGATTTGATTTCTACTTAATTGTGTTAGAAAGAAACCTAGCCTCTCAACTCTACGGAACATATTTTGGTGGTCCCACCTCCAGAGAACATGTAGATGGAGGAACAAGTCGATTTGACAAAAATGGAATAGTCTATCAATCGGTTTGCGCAGGTTGCGGAAGTAATGATGACTTCCCTACTTATCCAAACCCAGGAGTATGGTCAAACACTAACAATAGTAATAATTGTAACAACGGTACTTTTAAATTTGATTTTGAGATTATTCCAAAAGCACAATTTACAGTAGACAATTTTGAAGGCTGCTCTCCATTAACAGTTACTTTTAACAATACAAGCAATAGTAGCGACTCTTATTTATGGGATTTTGGTAATGGAGATACCACTTCTCTAGTTTTTAATCCAATAAGAACTTACAACACTCCTGGAACTTACACAATCTCACTTTTAATAAAAGATTCCATCTGCAACACCATTGATACAGCCTATCAAGTTATAACTGTAAACCCACCAATAAATATTACAGCAATAACAAACGATTCTACTTCATGCGAACCCGTTTTGCTAAATCTTTCAGCTACTGGTGCCACTTCTTTTATTTGGTCTAGCAATAATCAATTTACTGACACTCTAAATCCTAGCTTAAGCGATACTTTAACTGTGTATGGAGGAAACACAATAACTTATTACGTAATGGCAACCAATGGAGAGTGTAGTGATATCGATAGCGTAACTATTACATATCATATCCCTTCAAATTCCAACTTTTTACTTGATAATATTCAAGGTTGTGCGCCATTAACTGTTAATTTCACAAATACAAGTGGGCCAAATGATTTCTATTTATGGGATTTTGGAAACGGAAATACTTCTTCTACAGTCTTAAACCCTAGCATAACTTATAATACTCCAGGAACTTATACAGTATCATTAACCATTACAGATTCTATTTGTGGAACAACAGATGTAAAATCAGCAACTATTACTGTGGCTTCTCCTGTAAATTTATCTATTCCTAACAACCCTATTAATACTTGTGATACAGCATTATTATTTTCAAATAGCACAGGAGCTACAACTTATATTTGGTCAACTAATCCAAGTTTTACTGATACGTTAAACACTAACTTACAAACAGATAGTTTAATAGTTATCGTTTCTGACACAACAACTTATTATCTTTTAGCAACTAATGGCATCTGCTCAAATAATTCAAGTATAACTATTAATCATATTGGAGTTATTATTGATGTGCCAAATGGAGCAGTATGTAGTGGTCAATCAGATACATTATCTGTTATTAACCTAACAAGTCAACCGCTAACCTATAACTGGCAACCTATTTCAGAAATTATCTCCGGAGAAACAACTGCGAATCCAATTGTTAACCCTGTAATTACAACTACCTATTTTGTAACTGCTCAAAATGCATTAGGCTGTTCTATGACTGATTCTTCAATTGTTTCAGTTTCTGGAATTAGCGTAAACGATATTAGCATTACTGCCGATAAGGATACATTATATAATGGCGAAGGAACTTTTTTACATGCTATACCTGACAATAATTTCACATACGTTTGGAATCCATCTAACACATTAAACAATAACACAATTGCAAATCCATTTGCAACGCCAACAACAGAAACTACTTACATTGCTTTATTTACTGAATTAGTTACTGGATGTCAGTTTTATAAAACCTATACCTTATATGCATGGGAAATTAATTGTGCAGATCCAGATGTTTTCATTCCAAATGCTTTTACACCTAACGATGATTTAGAAAATGATGTTTTATATGTTAGAGGAAGATATGTAGAAGAAATGGAATTGAAAATTTATGACAGATGGGGAGAATTGCTATTTGAAACTACAAAACAAGATGTTGGCTGGGATGGTACTTATAAAGGTAATAAAGTTGATCCTGCTGTTTATGTTTATCATTTATCTGTAAAATGTATTGATGGTCAAGAATATTTTAAAAAAGGGAATGTAACAGTAATTAGATAA
- a CDS encoding M48 family metallopeptidase, with protein MRFLKPAVLTAIVIGLVACSKVPISGRRQMNLLPESQLMSMSLTQYGAFLQENPPMSDTNEDTKRVKRVGERIAAAVEKYMNDEGMGNKIKNYKWEFNLVNDNAINAWCMPGGKVVVYTGIMPVAQTDEGLAVVMGHEIAHAIARHGNERMSQGLVAAAGAAGLAVALKEKPAETQALFLGAYGAASSTSILAFGRNHESEADKLGMVFMAMAGYQPKEAIPFWERMKAASGGGSGVPEFLSTHPNHDTRIARITEWLPVAESYYAKAGN; from the coding sequence ATGAGATTTTTAAAACCTGCTGTTTTAACAGCTATAGTTATTGGTTTGGTTGCTTGTTCTAAAGTGCCAATTTCTGGTAGAAGACAAATGAACTTATTGCCAGAAAGTCAATTGATGAGCATGAGTTTAACTCAATATGGAGCTTTTTTACAAGAAAATCCTCCAATGTCTGATACAAACGAAGATACTAAACGTGTAAAACGAGTTGGTGAACGAATTGCTGCAGCTGTTGAAAAATATATGAATGATGAGGGAATGGGTAATAAGATTAAAAATTACAAATGGGAGTTTAACTTGGTAAACGACAATGCAATAAACGCATGGTGTATGCCTGGGGGTAAAGTTGTTGTTTATACGGGGATTATGCCTGTAGCTCAAACTGATGAAGGTTTGGCAGTAGTTATGGGGCATGAAATAGCTCATGCTATTGCACGACATGGAAATGAGCGAATGAGCCAAGGGTTAGTTGCTGCTGCTGGTGCAGCAGGTTTAGCTGTTGCGTTAAAAGAAAAACCAGCAGAAACACAAGCTTTATTTTTAGGAGCTTATGGTGCAGCATCCAGTACAAGTATTTTGGCTTTTGGTAGAAACCACGAAAGTGAAGCTGATAAATTAGGAATGGTATTTATGGCAATGGCAGGTTATCAACCTAAAGAAGCGATCCCTTTTTGGGAAAGAATGAAAGCTGCTTCAGGTGGAGGTAGTGGAGTACCCGAATTTTTGAGTACACACCCAAATCATGATACACGTATTGCTAGAATTACTGAATGGTTACCTGTAGCGGAATCGTATTATGCTAAAGCAGGAAACTAA
- a CDS encoding ATP-dependent Clp protease adaptor ClpS: protein MNTEVLEKKETKSVKTEKKHLVLFNDNDNTFDHVINLLVKVCKHDAIQAEQCAFLVHHKGKCTVKSGVIEELSIIAEILADNGLTVEIN from the coding sequence ATGAATACAGAAGTTTTAGAGAAAAAAGAAACGAAATCGGTAAAAACCGAAAAGAAACACCTTGTATTGTTTAATGATAACGACAATACATTTGATCATGTAATTAATTTATTGGTAAAAGTTTGTAAGCATGATGCTATACAAGCTGAACAATGTGCTTTTTTGGTACACCACAAAGGAAAGTGTACGGTTAAAAGTGGAGTAATAGAAGAGTTAAGTATTATCGCTGAAATATTGGCAGATAATGGTTTAACAGTTGAAATAAATTAA